The Magnolia sinica isolate HGM2019 unplaced genomic scaffold, MsV1 ctg213, whole genome shotgun sequence genome has a window encoding:
- the LOC131236097 gene encoding disease resistance RPP13-like protein 4 isoform X12, with amino-acid sequence MNEIKRVCYRNTCAKYSLVANSFAIFSSKFLFFPLSLHLVVLNSGFINVYDYILQEMADAVVSVLLDKLVSLLVSEGHQQLEFNDQFEETKKELQYMQKYLKEADRVRRKDRNEILKMVMSDLRELVYDAEDVIADCQILFQKKCQGRALNFTSYCSPTHLKTRHQLGKRLSKINKKIREVKDRMKSFLDATPRQTGKYEDGGNMPLTHPILMDEDEMVGLEDESVKIRNWILEANGPLTMIGIVGLGGIGKTTLAQKIYNSESAENSFKHSFFITVSQNFKFDELLKKILKKLKVEEKSLRGDDVRELLERLKSILDEKYLIVLDDVWGTDEGRWWDSLKSALPSVEGSCVIVTSRNEKVAQSMGATDKCIHRLQVLSDEDSWSLFSKVAFARNGGKCTNPDLEVLGKEIVKGCGGLPLAINVVGGMMLGKGDSIHEWKQISKHLKEELQISQKDETIISTLELSYEELPIHLKPCFLCLAMLPEDYELPVVYIVELWIGEGFVWGRNEKTAFEIGEECFAELFNRSLILGTDKDVFESRFIRCKMHDMVRDMVIKIAREESFFVSLESGGRIGFSVQSRHLGISENTTVESIRNSSTKLRTLVGMEMERNEIIASVKVVLCKVRWLRVLDLSLSNTKIDVVAKNWLSGIGSLQHLVFLRIENSALRRLPASIRNLHNLQILCLRDCPNLEMLPVSITTLEKLTDIVIFDCPSLECMPEGLGKLSNLERLFGFTPMNLGGKNGSDISDLKKLTRLRKLSMDIKSEKQIEGEWNVLSMLYHLQFLELDFEGSSIESEGVVKKIDSQFSAPLKSLRELHLWDYTGESTPAWLSPISLPNLQFLFIGGGRIKKMGPRFWDSENGVWKVEVLVLKYLKEMEEEWTRMRRAMPSLRLVKVQNCPKLRSFPLNDTFEDYRGNWSIWRKEEEKGGMLLRAHSAPIVFEAALAALEEGEGGLLISHAHSGPILSEVPSATEEEKEGPEIQEISSE; translated from the exons atgaatgaaataaagcGGGTTTGTTATAGGAATACTTGTGCAAAATACTCTCTTGTAGCCAATTCATTTGCAATATTTTCTAGCAAGTTTTTATTCTTTCCTCTTTCCCTTCACCTTGTAGTTTTGAATTCCGGTTTCATAAATGTATATGATTATATCTTACAGGAAATGGCAGATGCTGTTGTCAGTGTTCTCTTGGATAAATTGGTGTCATTACTTGTAAGCGAAGGTCATCAACAGCTTGAGTTTAATGACCAGTTTGAGGAAACAAAGAAGGAGCTTCAGTACATGCAGAAATATCTCAAGGAAGCTGATCGGGTGAGGAGAAAAGATAGGAACGAGATTCTCAAGATGGTAATGAGCGACTTAAGAGAGTTGGTATacgatgctgaggatgtaatagcAGATTGCCAGATTCTATTCCAGAAAAAATGTCAAGGCCGTGCACTCAATTTTACGAGTTATTGCTCTCCTACCCATTTGAAAACCCGTCATCAATTGGGAAAGCGGTtgagtaaaataaataaaaagataagagAAGTGAAGGACAGGATGAAGTCCTTCTTAGATGCAACTCCTCGCCAAACTGGTAAATATGAAGATGGTGGGAATATGCCACTGACCCACCCAATCCTAATGGATGAAGATGAAATGGTAGGATTAGAAGATGAGTCGGTGAAGATTAGAAATTGGATCTTAGAAGCTAATGGGCCATTAACAATGATTGGAATAGTTGGATTGGGGGGAATCGGTAAAACCACGCTTGCTCAGAAGATATATAACAGTGAGAGTGCCGAAAATTCTTTTAAGCACTCATTTTTTATTACTgtttctcaaaatttcaaattCGACGAATTGCTGAAAAAGATACTGAAGAAACTAAAGGTAGAAGAGAAATCGCTGAGGGGAGATGACGTCCGTGAGCTACTGGAAAGGCTTAAGAGCATTTTAGATGAGAAGTACTTGATAGTTTTGGATGATGTGTGGGGAACAGATGAAGGGAGGTGGTGGGATAGCTTGAAGTCCGCTTTGCCCTCAGTAGAGGGTAGCTGTGTTATTGTTACATCAAGGAATGAGAAGGTTGCTCAATCAATGGGGGCTACTGACAAGTGCATACATCGTCTGCAAGTTCTTTCGGATGAAGATAGTTGGTCCTTATTTAGCAAGGTAGCTTTTGCAAGAAATGGAGGTAAGTGCACAAATCCAGATTTGGAGGTATTGGGAAAGGAGATTGTTAAGGGATGTGGGGGGCTTCCTCTGGCAATCAACGTTGTGGGCGGAATGATGTTGGGGAAAGGTGATTCCATCCATGAATGGAAGCAAATATCAAAGCACCTAAAGGAGGAGTTGCAAATCAGTCAGAAAGATGAGACGATCATTTCGACACTAGAGTTAAGCTACGAAGAGCTCCCAATACACTTAAAACCTTGCTTCTTGTGTCTTGCCATGCTTCCTGAAGATTATGAATTACCAGTTGTGTACATTGTTGAATTGTGGATTGGTGAAGGTTTTGTTTGGGGAAGAAATGAGAAAACGGCATTTGAGATCGGAGAAGAATGCTTTGCAGAATTATTTAATCGATCTTTGATACTTGGAACGGATAAAGATGTCTTTGAAAGTCGCTTCATTCGTTGCAAAATGCATGATATGGTTCGAGATATGGTGATAAAAATTGCAAGAGAAGAGAGCTTTTTTGTGAGCTTGGAGAGTGGAGGTAGGATCGGATTCAGTGTGCAGTCTCGCCACCTGGGAATTTCAGAGAACACAACAGTGGAGAGCATCCGAAACAGTTCTACCAAGCTGAGGACATTGGTTGGAATGGAAATGGAGAGGAATGAGATCATTGCAAGTGTAAAAGTAGTACTCTGCAAAGTAAGGTGGTTGAGGGTGTTAGATCTTTCATTGTCAAACACGAAAATTGATGTTGTGGCCAAGAATTGGTTGAGTGGGATAGGGTCATTACAGCACCTCGTTTTTCTTAGAATAGAGAATTCTGCGTTAAGAAGGCTCCCCGCTTCAATCAGAAATCTTCATAATCTTCAGATTCTATGTTTAAGAGACTGCCCGAATTTGGAAATGCTTCCCGTGTCAATCACAACATTGGAGAAGCTGACAGATATCGTAATCTTTGATTGTCCCTCTTTAGAATGCATGCCGGAAGGGCTTGGAAAGCTTTCAAATCTTGAAAGGTTATTTGGGTTTACACCAATGAATTTGGGTGGTAAAAATGGATCTGATATTTCGGATCTGAAGAAGTTGACAAGACTCAGAAAACTTTCGATGGACATAAAGTCAGAGAAACAAATAGAAGGGGAATGGAATGTGTTATCAATGCTCTATCATCTGCAATTTCTAGAACTAGACTTTGAGGGCAGTTCTATTGAAAGTGAAGGAGTTGTAAAGAAGATTGACAGTCAGTTTTCTGCTCCTTTAAAATCCCTTAGAGAGTTGCATCTTTGGGACTACACAGGAGAAAGCACACCTGCGTGGCTCAGTCCTATTTCCCTTCCCAATCTTCAGTTTCTTTTCATTGGTGGGGGAAGGATTAAGAAGATGGGTCCCAGATTTTGGGACAGTGAGAATGGGGTATGGAAAGTGGAGGTGTTGGTGCTAAAATACTTGAAAGAGATGGAAGAAGAGTGGACGAGGATGCGAAGGGCAATGCCGTCTTTAAGACTCGTGAAGGTTCAAAATTGTCCGAAGCTCAGGTCATTCCCATTGAATGACACGTTTGAAGATTATCGTGGAAATTGGAGCATatggaggaaagaagaagaaaaag GAGGTATGCTATTACGTGCACATAGTGCTCCCATTGTCTTTGAAGCTGCGCTTGCCGCCCTAGAAGAAGGTGAAg GAGGTTTACTAATTTCACACGCACATAGTGGTCCCATCCTCTCTGAAGTTCCATCTGCCaccgaagaagaaaaagaag GACCAGAGATACAAGAGATTTCATCTGAGTAG
- the LOC131236097 gene encoding disease resistance RPP13-like protein 4 isoform X22, protein MNEIKRVCYRNTCAKYSLVANSFAIFSSKFLFFPLSLHLVVLNSGFINVYDYILQEMADAVVSVLLDKLVSLLVSEGHQQLEFNDQFEETKKELQYMQKYLKEADRVRRKDRNEILKMVMSDLRELVYDAEDVIADCQILFQKKCQGRALNFTSYCSPTHLKTRHQLGKRLSKINKKIREVKDRMKSFLDATPRQTGKYEDGGNMPLTHPILMDEDEMVGLEDESVKIRNWILEANGPLTMIGIVGLGGIGKTTLAQKIYNSESAENSFKHSFFITVSQNFKFDELLKKILKKLKVEEKSLRGDDVRELLERLKSILDEKYLIVLDDVWGTDEGRWWDSLKSALPSVEGSCVIVTSRNEKVAQSMGATDKCIHRLQVLSDEDSWSLFSKVAFARNGGKCTNPDLEVLGKEIVKGCGGLPLAINVVGGMMLGKGDSIHEWKQISKHLKEELQISQKDETIISTLELSYEELPIHLKPCFLCLAMLPEDYELPVVYIVELWIGEGFVWGRNEKTAFEIGEECFAELFNRSLILGTDKDVFESRFIRCKMHDMVRDMVIKIAREESFFVSLESGGRIGFSVQSRHLGISENTTVESIRNSSTKLRTLVGMEMERNEIIASVKVVLCKVRWLRVLDLSLSNTKIDVVAKNWLSGIGSLQHLVFLRIENSALRRLPASIRNLHNLQILCLRDCPNLEMLPVSITTLEKLTDIVIFDCPSLECMPEGLGKLSNLERLFGFTPMNLGGKNGSDISDLKKLTRLRKLSMDIKSEKQIEGEWNVLSMLYHLQFLELDFEGSSIESEGVVKKIDSQFSAPLKSLRELHLWDYTGESTPAWLSPISLPNLQFLFIGGGRIKKMGPRFWDSENGVWKVEVLVLKYLKEMEEEWTRMRRAMPSLRLVKVQNCPKLRSFPLNDTFEDYRGNWSIWRKEEEKGGMLLRAHSAPIVFEAALAALEEGEGPEIQEISSE, encoded by the exons atgaatgaaataaagcGGGTTTGTTATAGGAATACTTGTGCAAAATACTCTCTTGTAGCCAATTCATTTGCAATATTTTCTAGCAAGTTTTTATTCTTTCCTCTTTCCCTTCACCTTGTAGTTTTGAATTCCGGTTTCATAAATGTATATGATTATATCTTACAGGAAATGGCAGATGCTGTTGTCAGTGTTCTCTTGGATAAATTGGTGTCATTACTTGTAAGCGAAGGTCATCAACAGCTTGAGTTTAATGACCAGTTTGAGGAAACAAAGAAGGAGCTTCAGTACATGCAGAAATATCTCAAGGAAGCTGATCGGGTGAGGAGAAAAGATAGGAACGAGATTCTCAAGATGGTAATGAGCGACTTAAGAGAGTTGGTATacgatgctgaggatgtaatagcAGATTGCCAGATTCTATTCCAGAAAAAATGTCAAGGCCGTGCACTCAATTTTACGAGTTATTGCTCTCCTACCCATTTGAAAACCCGTCATCAATTGGGAAAGCGGTtgagtaaaataaataaaaagataagagAAGTGAAGGACAGGATGAAGTCCTTCTTAGATGCAACTCCTCGCCAAACTGGTAAATATGAAGATGGTGGGAATATGCCACTGACCCACCCAATCCTAATGGATGAAGATGAAATGGTAGGATTAGAAGATGAGTCGGTGAAGATTAGAAATTGGATCTTAGAAGCTAATGGGCCATTAACAATGATTGGAATAGTTGGATTGGGGGGAATCGGTAAAACCACGCTTGCTCAGAAGATATATAACAGTGAGAGTGCCGAAAATTCTTTTAAGCACTCATTTTTTATTACTgtttctcaaaatttcaaattCGACGAATTGCTGAAAAAGATACTGAAGAAACTAAAGGTAGAAGAGAAATCGCTGAGGGGAGATGACGTCCGTGAGCTACTGGAAAGGCTTAAGAGCATTTTAGATGAGAAGTACTTGATAGTTTTGGATGATGTGTGGGGAACAGATGAAGGGAGGTGGTGGGATAGCTTGAAGTCCGCTTTGCCCTCAGTAGAGGGTAGCTGTGTTATTGTTACATCAAGGAATGAGAAGGTTGCTCAATCAATGGGGGCTACTGACAAGTGCATACATCGTCTGCAAGTTCTTTCGGATGAAGATAGTTGGTCCTTATTTAGCAAGGTAGCTTTTGCAAGAAATGGAGGTAAGTGCACAAATCCAGATTTGGAGGTATTGGGAAAGGAGATTGTTAAGGGATGTGGGGGGCTTCCTCTGGCAATCAACGTTGTGGGCGGAATGATGTTGGGGAAAGGTGATTCCATCCATGAATGGAAGCAAATATCAAAGCACCTAAAGGAGGAGTTGCAAATCAGTCAGAAAGATGAGACGATCATTTCGACACTAGAGTTAAGCTACGAAGAGCTCCCAATACACTTAAAACCTTGCTTCTTGTGTCTTGCCATGCTTCCTGAAGATTATGAATTACCAGTTGTGTACATTGTTGAATTGTGGATTGGTGAAGGTTTTGTTTGGGGAAGAAATGAGAAAACGGCATTTGAGATCGGAGAAGAATGCTTTGCAGAATTATTTAATCGATCTTTGATACTTGGAACGGATAAAGATGTCTTTGAAAGTCGCTTCATTCGTTGCAAAATGCATGATATGGTTCGAGATATGGTGATAAAAATTGCAAGAGAAGAGAGCTTTTTTGTGAGCTTGGAGAGTGGAGGTAGGATCGGATTCAGTGTGCAGTCTCGCCACCTGGGAATTTCAGAGAACACAACAGTGGAGAGCATCCGAAACAGTTCTACCAAGCTGAGGACATTGGTTGGAATGGAAATGGAGAGGAATGAGATCATTGCAAGTGTAAAAGTAGTACTCTGCAAAGTAAGGTGGTTGAGGGTGTTAGATCTTTCATTGTCAAACACGAAAATTGATGTTGTGGCCAAGAATTGGTTGAGTGGGATAGGGTCATTACAGCACCTCGTTTTTCTTAGAATAGAGAATTCTGCGTTAAGAAGGCTCCCCGCTTCAATCAGAAATCTTCATAATCTTCAGATTCTATGTTTAAGAGACTGCCCGAATTTGGAAATGCTTCCCGTGTCAATCACAACATTGGAGAAGCTGACAGATATCGTAATCTTTGATTGTCCCTCTTTAGAATGCATGCCGGAAGGGCTTGGAAAGCTTTCAAATCTTGAAAGGTTATTTGGGTTTACACCAATGAATTTGGGTGGTAAAAATGGATCTGATATTTCGGATCTGAAGAAGTTGACAAGACTCAGAAAACTTTCGATGGACATAAAGTCAGAGAAACAAATAGAAGGGGAATGGAATGTGTTATCAATGCTCTATCATCTGCAATTTCTAGAACTAGACTTTGAGGGCAGTTCTATTGAAAGTGAAGGAGTTGTAAAGAAGATTGACAGTCAGTTTTCTGCTCCTTTAAAATCCCTTAGAGAGTTGCATCTTTGGGACTACACAGGAGAAAGCACACCTGCGTGGCTCAGTCCTATTTCCCTTCCCAATCTTCAGTTTCTTTTCATTGGTGGGGGAAGGATTAAGAAGATGGGTCCCAGATTTTGGGACAGTGAGAATGGGGTATGGAAAGTGGAGGTGTTGGTGCTAAAATACTTGAAAGAGATGGAAGAAGAGTGGACGAGGATGCGAAGGGCAATGCCGTCTTTAAGACTCGTGAAGGTTCAAAATTGTCCGAAGCTCAGGTCATTCCCATTGAATGACACGTTTGAAGATTATCGTGGAAATTGGAGCATatggaggaaagaagaagaaaaag GAGGTATGCTATTACGTGCACATAGTGCTCCCATTGTCTTTGAAGCTGCGCTTGCCGCCCTAGAAGAAGGTGAAg GACCAGAGATACAAGAGATTTCATCTGAGTAG
- the LOC131236097 gene encoding disease resistance RPP13-like protein 4 isoform X23, producing the protein MNEIKRVCYRNTCAKYSLVANSFAIFSSKFLFFPLSLHLVVLNSGFINVYDYILQEMADAVVSVLLDKLVSLLVSEGHQQLEFNDQFEETKKELQYMQKYLKEADRVRRKDRNEILKMVMSDLRELVYDAEDVIADCQILFQKKCQGRALNFTSYCSPTHLKTRHQLGKRLSKINKKIREVKDRMKSFLDATPRQTGKYEDGGNMPLTHPILMDEDEMVGLEDESVKIRNWILEANGPLTMIGIVGLGGIGKTTLAQKIYNSESAENSFKHSFFITVSQNFKFDELLKKILKKLKVEEKSLRGDDVRELLERLKSILDEKYLIVLDDVWGTDEGRWWDSLKSALPSVEGSCVIVTSRNEKVAQSMGATDKCIHRLQVLSDEDSWSLFSKVAFARNGGKCTNPDLEVLGKEIVKGCGGLPLAINVVGGMMLGKGDSIHEWKQISKHLKEELQISQKDETIISTLELSYEELPIHLKPCFLCLAMLPEDYELPVVYIVELWIGEGFVWGRNEKTAFEIGEECFAELFNRSLILGTDKDVFESRFIRCKMHDMVRDMVIKIAREESFFVSLESGGRIGFSVQSRHLGISENTTVESIRNSSTKLRTLVGMEMERNEIIASVKVVLCKVRWLRVLDLSLSNTKIDVVAKNWLSGIGSLQHLVFLRIENSALRRLPASIRNLHNLQILCLRDCPNLEMLPVSITTLEKLTDIVIFDCPSLECMPEGLGKLSNLERLFGFTPMNLGGKNGSDISDLKKLTRLRKLSMDIKSEKQIEGEWNVLSMLYHLQFLELDFEGSSIESEGVVKKIDSQFSAPLKSLRELHLWDYTGESTPAWLSPISLPNLQFLFIGGGRIKKMGPRFWDSENGVWKVEVLVLKYLKEMEEEWTRMRRAMPSLRLVKVQNCPKLRSFPLNDTFEDYRGNWSIWRKEEEKGMLLRAHSAPIVFEAALAALEEGEGPEIQEISSE; encoded by the exons atgaatgaaataaagcGGGTTTGTTATAGGAATACTTGTGCAAAATACTCTCTTGTAGCCAATTCATTTGCAATATTTTCTAGCAAGTTTTTATTCTTTCCTCTTTCCCTTCACCTTGTAGTTTTGAATTCCGGTTTCATAAATGTATATGATTATATCTTACAGGAAATGGCAGATGCTGTTGTCAGTGTTCTCTTGGATAAATTGGTGTCATTACTTGTAAGCGAAGGTCATCAACAGCTTGAGTTTAATGACCAGTTTGAGGAAACAAAGAAGGAGCTTCAGTACATGCAGAAATATCTCAAGGAAGCTGATCGGGTGAGGAGAAAAGATAGGAACGAGATTCTCAAGATGGTAATGAGCGACTTAAGAGAGTTGGTATacgatgctgaggatgtaatagcAGATTGCCAGATTCTATTCCAGAAAAAATGTCAAGGCCGTGCACTCAATTTTACGAGTTATTGCTCTCCTACCCATTTGAAAACCCGTCATCAATTGGGAAAGCGGTtgagtaaaataaataaaaagataagagAAGTGAAGGACAGGATGAAGTCCTTCTTAGATGCAACTCCTCGCCAAACTGGTAAATATGAAGATGGTGGGAATATGCCACTGACCCACCCAATCCTAATGGATGAAGATGAAATGGTAGGATTAGAAGATGAGTCGGTGAAGATTAGAAATTGGATCTTAGAAGCTAATGGGCCATTAACAATGATTGGAATAGTTGGATTGGGGGGAATCGGTAAAACCACGCTTGCTCAGAAGATATATAACAGTGAGAGTGCCGAAAATTCTTTTAAGCACTCATTTTTTATTACTgtttctcaaaatttcaaattCGACGAATTGCTGAAAAAGATACTGAAGAAACTAAAGGTAGAAGAGAAATCGCTGAGGGGAGATGACGTCCGTGAGCTACTGGAAAGGCTTAAGAGCATTTTAGATGAGAAGTACTTGATAGTTTTGGATGATGTGTGGGGAACAGATGAAGGGAGGTGGTGGGATAGCTTGAAGTCCGCTTTGCCCTCAGTAGAGGGTAGCTGTGTTATTGTTACATCAAGGAATGAGAAGGTTGCTCAATCAATGGGGGCTACTGACAAGTGCATACATCGTCTGCAAGTTCTTTCGGATGAAGATAGTTGGTCCTTATTTAGCAAGGTAGCTTTTGCAAGAAATGGAGGTAAGTGCACAAATCCAGATTTGGAGGTATTGGGAAAGGAGATTGTTAAGGGATGTGGGGGGCTTCCTCTGGCAATCAACGTTGTGGGCGGAATGATGTTGGGGAAAGGTGATTCCATCCATGAATGGAAGCAAATATCAAAGCACCTAAAGGAGGAGTTGCAAATCAGTCAGAAAGATGAGACGATCATTTCGACACTAGAGTTAAGCTACGAAGAGCTCCCAATACACTTAAAACCTTGCTTCTTGTGTCTTGCCATGCTTCCTGAAGATTATGAATTACCAGTTGTGTACATTGTTGAATTGTGGATTGGTGAAGGTTTTGTTTGGGGAAGAAATGAGAAAACGGCATTTGAGATCGGAGAAGAATGCTTTGCAGAATTATTTAATCGATCTTTGATACTTGGAACGGATAAAGATGTCTTTGAAAGTCGCTTCATTCGTTGCAAAATGCATGATATGGTTCGAGATATGGTGATAAAAATTGCAAGAGAAGAGAGCTTTTTTGTGAGCTTGGAGAGTGGAGGTAGGATCGGATTCAGTGTGCAGTCTCGCCACCTGGGAATTTCAGAGAACACAACAGTGGAGAGCATCCGAAACAGTTCTACCAAGCTGAGGACATTGGTTGGAATGGAAATGGAGAGGAATGAGATCATTGCAAGTGTAAAAGTAGTACTCTGCAAAGTAAGGTGGTTGAGGGTGTTAGATCTTTCATTGTCAAACACGAAAATTGATGTTGTGGCCAAGAATTGGTTGAGTGGGATAGGGTCATTACAGCACCTCGTTTTTCTTAGAATAGAGAATTCTGCGTTAAGAAGGCTCCCCGCTTCAATCAGAAATCTTCATAATCTTCAGATTCTATGTTTAAGAGACTGCCCGAATTTGGAAATGCTTCCCGTGTCAATCACAACATTGGAGAAGCTGACAGATATCGTAATCTTTGATTGTCCCTCTTTAGAATGCATGCCGGAAGGGCTTGGAAAGCTTTCAAATCTTGAAAGGTTATTTGGGTTTACACCAATGAATTTGGGTGGTAAAAATGGATCTGATATTTCGGATCTGAAGAAGTTGACAAGACTCAGAAAACTTTCGATGGACATAAAGTCAGAGAAACAAATAGAAGGGGAATGGAATGTGTTATCAATGCTCTATCATCTGCAATTTCTAGAACTAGACTTTGAGGGCAGTTCTATTGAAAGTGAAGGAGTTGTAAAGAAGATTGACAGTCAGTTTTCTGCTCCTTTAAAATCCCTTAGAGAGTTGCATCTTTGGGACTACACAGGAGAAAGCACACCTGCGTGGCTCAGTCCTATTTCCCTTCCCAATCTTCAGTTTCTTTTCATTGGTGGGGGAAGGATTAAGAAGATGGGTCCCAGATTTTGGGACAGTGAGAATGGGGTATGGAAAGTGGAGGTGTTGGTGCTAAAATACTTGAAAGAGATGGAAGAAGAGTGGACGAGGATGCGAAGGGCAATGCCGTCTTTAAGACTCGTGAAGGTTCAAAATTGTCCGAAGCTCAGGTCATTCCCATTGAATGACACGTTTGAAGATTATCGTGGAAATTGGAGCATatggaggaaagaagaagaaaaag GTATGCTATTACGTGCACATAGTGCTCCCATTGTCTTTGAAGCTGCGCTTGCCGCCCTAGAAGAAGGTGAAg GACCAGAGATACAAGAGATTTCATCTGAGTAG